One stretch of Labrenzia sp. CE80 DNA includes these proteins:
- a CDS encoding formate dehydrogenase subunit gamma translates to MDGNGMTTAMRTILSAFVLLCLLLTSVVLLPGHSLAQSLRQDPVDQQNPVGGAVPGDTLGVNSQSDYWRAVREGVNGNVSIPDKKAGTLIQSEGEAWRSLRNGPLSLYASWALLGTIVILGLFYAIRGRIRIEAGPSDKTITRFREVERLGHWMLAVSFVILGLTGLNILYGRYVLKPLIGDGAFGFITQMGKYMHNYLAFAFMAGLVMILVMWVKHNLPDRTDIKWLLQAGGMFSSKLHPPAKKFNAGQKILFWLVIVGGVSLSISGWALMFPFTTHFFAGTFGKINMIFGTELPTALTVLQEQQLNSLWHSIMAVFMICVIFGHIYIGSIGMERAFDAMGSGEVDLNWAKEHHSLWVEENQDDIRDAPGSGPAPQPAE, encoded by the coding sequence ATGGACGGGAACGGGATGACAACAGCGATGCGGACGATCTTGAGCGCATTTGTCTTGCTTTGCCTTCTGCTGACATCTGTTGTCTTGCTGCCGGGGCATTCGCTGGCGCAATCCCTGAGGCAGGATCCCGTTGATCAACAGAACCCGGTTGGCGGCGCTGTTCCTGGCGACACTTTGGGCGTGAACTCCCAGTCCGACTATTGGCGTGCCGTGCGCGAGGGCGTGAACGGCAATGTGTCGATCCCGGACAAGAAGGCAGGCACCCTGATTCAGTCCGAGGGCGAGGCCTGGCGCTCACTTCGCAACGGCCCCCTGTCGCTCTACGCGAGCTGGGCATTGCTTGGCACGATCGTCATCCTCGGCCTGTTCTACGCCATCCGTGGCCGGATTCGCATCGAAGCGGGGCCATCAGACAAGACAATCACGAGGTTCCGTGAGGTAGAGCGGCTAGGTCATTGGATGCTGGCTGTGTCTTTCGTCATTCTCGGCCTGACCGGGTTGAATATTCTTTATGGTCGCTATGTGCTGAAACCCCTGATCGGGGATGGGGCCTTCGGCTTCATCACCCAGATGGGAAAATACATGCACAATTATCTCGCCTTCGCCTTCATGGCCGGGCTGGTGATGATCCTGGTCATGTGGGTGAAGCACAATCTGCCGGACCGCACGGATATCAAGTGGCTTCTTCAGGCCGGGGGCATGTTCTCTTCGAAGCTGCATCCGCCAGCCAAAAAGTTCAATGCGGGGCAGAAAATCCTGTTCTGGCTGGTGATCGTTGGGGGCGTATCCCTGTCAATTTCGGGCTGGGCGCTGATGTTCCCGTTCACCACGCACTTCTTTGCCGGCACATTCGGCAAGATCAACATGATCTTTGGAACCGAGCTGCCGACGGCGCTGACAGTCCTGCAGGAGCAGCAGCTCAACAGCCTTTGGCATTCGATCATGGCGGTCTTCATGATCTGCGTGATCTTCGGTCACATCTACATCGGGTCCATAGGCATGGAACGCGCCTTTGACGCGATGGGATCGGGTGAAGTGGATCTGAACTGGGCCAAGGAGCATCATTCTCTCTGGGTCGAAGAAAACCAGGACGATATTCGTGACGCCCCCGGCAGCGGACCTGCGCCGCAACCAGCCGAGTAG
- a CDS encoding c-type cytochrome, producing MNRASWRIAAGVLALPVAGLLTVTGPAAADWPGRLVGHGGPVKSVVLERDGDRLLSTSFDYTAFLWQEPDAHGKLSDPLRLTGHNAAVNDAAFLPGNRAVTVADDSDVIVWDLATGTIQHRFPGRGEKVLSLAVSPTGRHVVIASWENEARIYDLEATEPGLVATLDAHRGNVNAVAFSTSGEKVFTASYDGGIRQFDLASGSFERELVNLGWGVNALKALPDGRSLLFGVTDGKVGVLDIESGVETKVLPAHSRPVLSLAISHDGKRAASGGGDGVIRVFDTGTWELLEEFQNPYGPVWGLAFTHSGHALFYAGLDDELHLWQVAPRKPFEPIDVDFPRRFQVSDTDDPGELQFARKCSVCHTLTPDGGNRAGPTLYGVFGRKAGTLPGYAYSPALLAAEFIWDENTISDLFDYGPDVITPGSKMPIQRLKSVEDRDALVAFLRRATDPNPPSNPTGEIAQ from the coding sequence ATGAACCGGGCGTCATGGCGCATCGCAGCTGGTGTTTTGGCACTGCCGGTCGCCGGGCTTCTGACAGTGACAGGACCCGCTGCGGCGGACTGGCCCGGCCGGTTGGTCGGCCACGGCGGTCCCGTGAAATCTGTAGTGCTTGAGCGGGACGGCGATCGTCTGCTGTCGACGTCCTTTGACTACACGGCGTTCCTCTGGCAAGAGCCCGATGCGCATGGCAAGCTTTCCGATCCTCTGCGGCTGACCGGCCACAACGCTGCGGTCAATGACGCCGCGTTCCTTCCTGGCAACAGGGCGGTCACTGTGGCCGACGACAGCGACGTGATCGTCTGGGATCTTGCAACGGGCACCATCCAGCACCGGTTTCCAGGCCGCGGCGAAAAGGTGCTCAGCCTTGCTGTCTCTCCAACCGGGCGCCACGTTGTGATCGCATCCTGGGAGAACGAAGCGCGGATTTACGATCTTGAGGCCACTGAGCCGGGTCTTGTGGCAACGCTTGATGCCCACCGGGGCAACGTGAATGCCGTCGCCTTTTCGACAAGCGGCGAGAAGGTTTTCACCGCGTCCTATGACGGCGGGATCCGTCAATTTGATCTCGCCAGCGGGTCTTTCGAACGGGAACTGGTCAACTTGGGTTGGGGCGTCAACGCGCTCAAGGCCTTGCCCGATGGACGAAGCCTTCTCTTCGGTGTCACCGATGGCAAGGTTGGCGTGCTTGATATCGAGTCCGGCGTGGAAACAAAGGTCCTTCCGGCACACAGCCGGCCGGTTCTGTCTCTTGCGATCTCACATGACGGAAAACGGGCCGCCAGTGGTGGCGGTGATGGTGTCATCCGCGTCTTCGATACTGGAACCTGGGAGCTTCTGGAGGAATTTCAAAATCCCTATGGTCCGGTCTGGGGCCTGGCGTTCACGCACTCTGGACATGCGTTGTTTTACGCGGGCCTCGATGATGAGCTTCATCTCTGGCAGGTCGCGCCACGCAAGCCCTTCGAGCCGATCGATGTGGACTTCCCGCGCCGGTTTCAGGTGTCTGATACCGATGATCCTGGCGAACTTCAATTCGCCCGCAAGTGCTCCGTCTGTCATACTCTGACGCCGGACGGGGGAAATCGGGCCGGTCCAACGCTCTATGGCGTCTTTGGGCGCAAGGCCGGCACCTTGCCCGGTTATGCCTATTCGCCAGCCCTGCTGGCCGCCGAATTCATTTGGGACGAGAACACGATCTCGGACCTTTTCGACTATGGTCCGGATGTGATCACGCCAGGATCGAAAATGCCAATCCAGCGGCTTAAATCCGTAGAAGACCGAGATGCGCTGGTGGCCTTCCTGAGACGCGCGACGGATCCGAACCCTCCGTCCAACCCCACGGGAGAAATAGCCCAATGA
- a CDS encoding biotin/lipoate--protein ligase family protein → MNEPLNFNPSLPPLLSGHPVLPPLDPFEAAVSAAGSGEGEAGDLFWSCATETIAFAIVLEPDVERSRVQEVLFVLMVSAADALGAICPPEMGISWNWPTAINANRAGLGMARMVVSEGDDESGAPDWMVVGLELGLKPTSDAEPGEDVAATTLWDEGGVDVEAVPALESLARHFLTWVHRWESDGFKPVHEAWLFRCDGYRKTVSLLECETPVIGNFMGLDNHGNLLLKVGDDARVFAAVDHLSPATCALPVVGQDDKPEV, encoded by the coding sequence ATGAACGAGCCGCTGAATTTCAATCCCTCGCTGCCACCCTTGTTGAGCGGCCATCCGGTTTTGCCACCGCTTGATCCTTTCGAAGCTGCAGTTTCGGCTGCAGGAAGTGGAGAAGGGGAGGCGGGCGATCTCTTTTGGTCGTGCGCCACCGAGACGATTGCCTTTGCAATCGTGCTCGAACCTGATGTGGAGCGCAGCCGGGTTCAGGAAGTGCTTTTCGTGCTGATGGTCTCGGCCGCAGATGCGCTCGGGGCGATCTGTCCGCCGGAGATGGGAATCTCTTGGAATTGGCCGACTGCCATCAATGCCAACCGGGCAGGCCTGGGAATGGCGCGGATGGTTGTCAGCGAAGGCGATGACGAGAGCGGTGCGCCCGACTGGATGGTTGTTGGCCTGGAGCTTGGCTTGAAACCAACGTCGGATGCCGAGCCGGGAGAGGACGTCGCTGCGACAACCCTTTGGGACGAGGGGGGCGTGGACGTTGAAGCCGTTCCAGCTCTTGAATCCCTGGCACGCCACTTTTTGACATGGGTTCACCGCTGGGAGAGCGACGGCTTCAAGCCCGTCCACGAAGCCTGGCTGTTCCGCTGCGATGGTTACAGAAAGACCGTGTCGCTTCTTGAGTGCGAAACACCTGTCATCGGCAACTTCATGGGTCTGGACAATCACGGCAACCTGTTGCTGAAGGTCGGCGACGACGCGCGGGTTTTCGCAGCTGTCGATCACCTTTCGCCTGCAACCTGTGCCCTGCCTGTCGTTGGTCAAGACGACAAGCCCGAAGTCTGA
- a CDS encoding DUF6494 family protein, with the protein MNNDTFNMSMRKFLKQVGVTSQQALEDYVRKADLSSGALDAKVTLTIDGADFVHEVKGKIELD; encoded by the coding sequence ATGAACAACGACACATTCAACATGTCCATGCGCAAGTTTCTCAAGCAGGTTGGTGTGACCTCGCAGCAAGCTCTGGAAGACTACGTCCGCAAGGCTGACCTTTCTTCCGGTGCTCTGGACGCCAAAGTCACGCTGACGATTGATGGCGCCGACTTCGTTCATGAGGTGAAGGGCAAGATCGAACTCGACTGA